Proteins co-encoded in one Hymenobacter swuensis DY53 genomic window:
- a CDS encoding outer membrane beta-barrel protein, with amino-acid sequence MLSSISCPGAGFPLATTVLLLLSAPDLRAQQLRPAPITGAVRTATGSALEYATVTLHRATDSVVVKTEFSDAAGQFQLQPPVIGRYLVSVSQLGYGRGWAGPLDVTAGPATPLAFRLVTGTATQLKEVTVTGQRPVFERLADRTIVNVEGSLLSAGNTTLDVLGRAPGMVLDANDNLMLRGKTGLLVLIDGKRVPLTGAELASMLQALPAEQIRSIELITNPPAKYDAQGGAGVISISLKKDQRQGFNGSTNAAYGRGRYGKFTSGLNLNYRRQKLSLYSSYAYTDRQLFQELRFDRTYLQDGQPVRFVTQRNDTRSHIQSHTWRAGIEYSFTDRTTLGAVVSGLASRLPSLGRNYSELYDAQGQLTAQLEARNHRTLLTPNVAANLSLRHQFRKDSLGTPELTMDADLARYDLTRTLDLQSSNLLSSYYTPSRLLGDQNGRLTIGSAKADYVRSLRHGLRLETGLKTSRVSSDNDVLFEREKDGVRQVDAGLTNRFRYEETISAAYVSLTRSRPTLTLTAGLRGEHTATDGRQQIGSQEFSRRYFQLFPSLRLTRTVTDHHEVGFSLSRRLDRPTYNQLNPFRSYVDPLSYRVGNPALWPQLSTQAELTHTFNHKFSTALSYTRTRRPILSVYLLDTDGLVAATDVNLNSQDYWSLTFTAPLEPAPWWKLYASAEAFYIRFQGSLEGAQLPQSQPGAILSASNSFTLPHGWSAELNGSYNSLERFGFQTVRAFGQVGAGVQKSFGPTTVKLNATDIFYTTPLRVTSRYRPLTETFRSAQDSRVVTAALSYRFGNEKVPAARRRASGAEDEKRRAGNVQ; translated from the coding sequence ATGCTTTCTTCTATTTCCTGCCCGGGAGCCGGCTTTCCATTGGCTACCACGGTTCTTTTGCTACTTAGTGCCCCTGATTTGCGGGCGCAGCAACTCCGCCCCGCTCCTATTACTGGCGCTGTACGAACTGCTACCGGCTCAGCCCTGGAGTACGCCACCGTCACGCTGCACCGCGCCACCGATTCAGTAGTAGTCAAAACTGAATTCAGCGACGCGGCAGGTCAATTTCAGCTGCAACCACCCGTTATCGGCCGTTACCTGGTATCGGTCAGTCAGCTAGGCTACGGCCGGGGCTGGGCAGGCCCGCTGGACGTTACGGCCGGCCCCGCCACTCCCCTGGCTTTCCGGCTGGTGACCGGAACAGCAACACAGCTTAAAGAGGTGACCGTAACCGGCCAGCGGCCCGTGTTTGAGCGCCTGGCTGACCGGACCATCGTGAACGTGGAAGGCAGCCTGCTGAGCGCAGGCAATACTACTCTGGACGTGCTGGGCCGTGCCCCCGGCATGGTGTTGGATGCCAACGACAACCTGATGCTGCGCGGAAAAACCGGTTTGCTGGTATTGATTGACGGTAAACGGGTGCCACTTACCGGGGCGGAGCTGGCCAGCATGCTCCAGGCCCTGCCGGCCGAGCAGATACGCAGTATCGAGCTTATTACCAACCCACCTGCCAAATACGATGCGCAGGGTGGAGCCGGCGTTATCAGCATCAGCCTGAAAAAAGACCAGCGGCAGGGCTTCAATGGCAGCACCAATGCGGCGTACGGCCGGGGACGGTACGGCAAGTTCACCAGTGGCCTGAACCTCAATTACCGCCGTCAGAAGCTCAGTCTCTATAGCTCTTACGCGTACACCGACCGCCAGCTGTTTCAGGAGCTGCGCTTTGACCGCACGTACCTGCAGGATGGGCAGCCGGTCCGCTTCGTTACGCAGCGCAACGACACCCGCAGCCATATACAGTCCCATACCTGGCGCGCCGGCATCGAGTACTCCTTCACCGACCGCACTACTCTGGGGGCGGTGGTAAGCGGACTGGCAAGTCGTTTACCGTCGCTGGGCCGTAACTACTCGGAGTTGTACGATGCCCAAGGGCAGCTGACGGCGCAGTTGGAAGCCCGGAACCACCGGACGCTGCTGACGCCCAACGTGGCCGCCAACCTGAGCCTGCGGCATCAATTCCGGAAAGACTCGCTGGGCACCCCGGAACTGACAATGGACGCCGACTTGGCCCGCTACGACCTTACCCGCACGCTTGACCTGCAATCCAGCAACCTGCTTAGCTCCTACTACACTCCCAGTCGCCTGCTAGGCGACCAGAACGGCCGCCTGACCATCGGGAGTGCCAAGGCCGATTACGTACGCAGCCTGCGGCACGGGCTGCGGCTGGAAACCGGCCTGAAAACCAGCCGGGTTTCATCGGATAATGACGTACTATTTGAACGGGAGAAAGATGGCGTGCGGCAGGTAGATGCGGGCCTTACCAACCGCTTCCGCTACGAGGAAACCATCAGCGCGGCTTACGTGAGTCTGACCCGTTCCCGGCCTACGCTTACCCTCACAGCCGGCCTGCGCGGAGAGCATACTGCCACCGACGGCCGGCAGCAGATAGGGAGCCAGGAGTTCAGTCGCCGGTATTTTCAGCTGTTTCCCAGCCTTCGGCTTACCCGCACCGTAACTGACCACCACGAGGTGGGCTTTTCCCTCAGCCGCCGCCTCGACCGGCCGACGTACAACCAGCTCAATCCCTTCCGTTCCTACGTTGACCCACTTTCTTACCGCGTGGGTAATCCGGCGCTCTGGCCTCAGCTCAGCACCCAGGCCGAGTTGACGCATACGTTCAACCACAAGTTCAGCACCGCGCTCAGCTACACTCGCACCCGCCGCCCCATCCTGAGCGTGTACCTGCTGGATACCGATGGCTTGGTAGCGGCCACCGATGTGAACCTGAACAGTCAGGACTACTGGAGCCTGACGTTCACGGCCCCGCTGGAGCCGGCTCCATGGTGGAAGCTATATGCCAGCGCCGAGGCCTTTTACATTCGCTTCCAGGGCAGCCTGGAAGGTGCACAGCTCCCGCAGAGCCAGCCCGGAGCCATTTTGAGCGCCAGCAACTCCTTCACGCTGCCTCACGGCTGGAGCGCCGAGCTGAATGGGAGCTACAATTCGCTGGAGCGCTTCGGGTTTCAGACGGTGCGGGCCTTCGGGCAGGTGGGAGCAGGCGTGCAGAAGAGCTTTGGCCCGACTACCGTCAAGCTTAATGCCACCGATATATTCTATACCACGCCGCTACGCGTTACTTCCCGCTACCGCCCGCTGACCGAAACGTTCCGCTCCGCCCAGGATTCCCGCGTGGTGACGGCGGCCCTTTCCTACCGCTTTGGCAACGAGAAGGTGCCCGCCGCCCGTCGCCGGGCCAGTGGGGCCGAGGACGAGAAGCGCCGGGCCGGCAACGTGCAATAA
- a CDS encoding pyridoxal phosphate-dependent aminotransferase: MQVSRMAGSLIGSEIIKIGNEVNDMIRKGEQICNLTIGDFDPSIFPIPTELQAEITHAYQAGHTNYPPANGMAALREAAAAFTESRLGLSYSPNDFLVAGGSRPLIYATYLALVDPGDKVVFPVPSWNNNHYCHLSSAEAVMVPTRPENNFMPTAAELAPHLAGATLLALCSPLNPTGTVFSREDLEAICDLVLAENKRRAPGEKPLYILYDQIYWLLTFGNTEHYDPVNLRPELREYTVYIDGISKCLAATGVRVGYAFGPAPVIDKMKAILGHVGAWAPKAEQVATATYLPQTAAVDDFLGAFKEKVQHSLDALHQGLQAMKADGLPVDSMVPMGAIYLTAKLDVLGRTTPDGQVLTSTKELTSYLISEARLALVPFSAFGTDGASPWFRMSVGGASLASIEAALPRLRAALERLK; the protein is encoded by the coding sequence ATGCAAGTTTCGCGAATGGCCGGCAGCCTGATTGGCTCCGAAATCATCAAAATCGGCAACGAAGTCAACGACATGATCCGCAAGGGGGAGCAGATCTGTAACCTCACCATTGGCGACTTCGACCCGTCTATTTTCCCCATTCCCACGGAGCTGCAGGCTGAAATTACCCATGCCTACCAGGCCGGGCACACCAACTACCCGCCCGCCAACGGTATGGCTGCCCTGCGCGAAGCGGCGGCGGCTTTTACGGAGTCGCGCCTGGGCCTGAGCTACTCACCCAACGATTTTCTGGTGGCGGGCGGCTCTCGGCCGCTCATCTACGCCACCTATCTGGCCCTGGTAGACCCCGGTGACAAAGTGGTATTTCCGGTACCCAGTTGGAACAACAACCACTACTGCCACCTCTCCTCGGCCGAGGCCGTAATGGTGCCCACCCGCCCCGAAAACAACTTCATGCCCACGGCTGCCGAGCTGGCACCGCACCTGGCCGGGGCCACGCTGCTGGCCCTGTGCTCCCCGCTCAACCCTACCGGCACCGTGTTCAGCCGCGAGGATCTGGAAGCCATCTGCGACCTAGTACTGGCAGAGAACAAGCGGCGCGCCCCCGGCGAAAAGCCCTTATATATACTCTACGACCAGATTTACTGGTTACTGACTTTCGGCAATACCGAGCACTACGACCCGGTGAACCTGCGCCCCGAACTGCGCGAGTACACCGTTTATATCGACGGTATTTCCAAGTGTCTGGCTGCTACGGGAGTGCGCGTAGGCTACGCCTTCGGACCGGCTCCGGTAATTGACAAGATGAAGGCAATCCTGGGCCACGTAGGCGCGTGGGCTCCCAAGGCCGAGCAGGTTGCCACTGCTACCTACCTCCCCCAAACCGCTGCCGTAGATGACTTTCTGGGTGCGTTCAAAGAAAAGGTGCAGCACAGCCTCGACGCGTTGCACCAGGGCCTGCAAGCCATGAAAGCCGACGGTCTGCCCGTAGATTCGATGGTACCGATGGGGGCTATCTACCTCACGGCCAAGCTGGACGTGCTGGGCCGCACTACTCCTGACGGCCAAGTGCTGACCTCTACCAAGGAGCTAACGTCTTACCTTATCAGCGAAGCGCGGCTGGCCCTGGTACCCTTCAGTGCCTTTGGTACCGATGGCGCGTCGCCGTGGTTCCGCATGTCGGTGGGAGGTGCCTCGCTGGCATCCATTGAGGCCGCCCTGCCCCGGCTGCGTGCTGCCCTGGAACGACTGAAGTAA
- the tsaE gene encoding tRNA (adenosine(37)-N6)-threonylcarbamoyltransferase complex ATPase subunit type 1 TsaE — translation MRPLRMMNQTIEIPSLDALPAVAGQVRAAVQGHPIICFEGEMGAGKTTFIKALCRSLGVQEEVSSPTFSLINEYRTAQNEPIYHFDFYRLNTPQEAEDIGALEYFDSGYLCLIEWPSRIEALLPPDRLLITLSVTGPSARELRIKN, via the coding sequence ATGCGGCCTCTCCGGATGATGAATCAGACCATCGAAATTCCTTCCCTCGACGCGTTGCCGGCTGTGGCCGGGCAGGTGCGCGCCGCGGTACAGGGCCACCCCATCATTTGCTTTGAAGGCGAGATGGGGGCGGGCAAAACCACCTTTATTAAAGCCCTATGCCGTAGCCTGGGCGTGCAGGAAGAGGTCAGCAGCCCCACGTTTTCCCTGATCAACGAATACCGCACGGCCCAGAACGAACCCATCTACCACTTCGATTTCTACCGCCTTAACACCCCACAGGAGGCCGAAGACATCGGGGCGCTAGAGTACTTTGATTCTGGCTATCTTTGCCTGATTGAGTGGCCGAGCCGCATTGAGGCCCTACTGCCCCCTGACCGACTGCTCATTACCCTCTCCGTCACCGGACCATCTGCGAGGGAATTAAGAATTAAAAATTAA
- a CDS encoding alanine dehydrogenase, translating to MPDAVPPGFESLATSRAYFTQESMLAVETRKRKLFIGLPRETSLQENRICLTPEAVKHLVEAGHEILLESGAGEPSKYSDHEYSEAGATVAYSQKEVFEADIILKVAPVTYDEMEYLRAGQTLISALQFGSLTAEYITALLRKKVNAISFELIKDPSGTRPVVRAMSEIAGSTVMLIAAEYLARSNEGKGIILGGITGVPPSQVVILGAGTVAEYAARAASGLGAEVKVFDNHLYKLRRLKQNLGQPQLYTSTLDTFALNQQIRRADVVIGALNAEEGRIPFMVSEDAISMMAPGSVVIDVSIDQGGCFATSEMTSHSKPVFRKYDVIHYCVPNIASRVPRTATNALSNIFTPILQEISQHGGINEVLFTNEHFRSGVYVYKGSLTNASIARRFNMRYKELALMIAVRN from the coding sequence ATGCCCGACGCAGTGCCCCCCGGATTTGAGTCGCTGGCTACCAGCCGCGCCTATTTCACCCAGGAATCTATGCTGGCCGTGGAAACCCGGAAGCGGAAGCTGTTCATTGGGCTACCCCGGGAAACCTCCCTGCAGGAAAACCGCATCTGCCTTACGCCCGAGGCGGTGAAGCACCTGGTGGAAGCAGGCCACGAAATTCTGCTGGAAAGCGGGGCCGGGGAACCCAGCAAGTACTCCGACCACGAGTACTCCGAGGCCGGGGCCACCGTGGCCTACTCCCAGAAAGAGGTATTTGAGGCGGACATCATCCTGAAAGTGGCCCCCGTCACGTACGATGAGATGGAGTACCTGCGGGCTGGCCAGACGTTGATTTCGGCCCTGCAGTTTGGTTCGCTCACGGCCGAGTACATCACGGCTCTGCTGCGCAAAAAGGTAAACGCCATCAGCTTCGAGTTAATCAAGGACCCCAGCGGTACCCGGCCGGTAGTGCGGGCCATGTCGGAAATTGCGGGCTCCACCGTGATGCTCATTGCCGCCGAGTACCTGGCACGTTCCAACGAAGGCAAAGGCATTATTCTGGGCGGCATTACGGGCGTGCCGCCTTCGCAGGTGGTAATTCTGGGGGCCGGCACGGTAGCTGAATACGCTGCCCGCGCTGCCTCCGGGCTGGGGGCCGAGGTGAAGGTATTCGATAACCACCTCTACAAGCTGCGCCGCCTCAAGCAGAACCTGGGCCAGCCCCAACTCTATACCAGCACCCTCGATACCTTCGCGTTGAACCAGCAAATTCGGCGCGCCGACGTAGTTATTGGGGCCCTGAACGCCGAAGAAGGCCGGATTCCGTTCATGGTGTCGGAAGATGCTATTTCCATGATGGCTCCTGGCTCGGTGGTCATTGATGTGAGCATTGACCAGGGCGGCTGCTTTGCCACCAGCGAAATGACCAGTCATAGCAAACCCGTCTTCCGCAAATACGACGTGATTCACTACTGTGTACCCAACATTGCCTCCCGGGTACCACGCACGGCCACCAACGCGCTAAGCAACATTTTCACGCCTATTCTGCAGGAAATCAGCCAGCACGGCGGTATCAACGAGGTGCTATTTACCAACGAGCATTTCCGCTCCGGCGTGTACGTGTACAAAGGCTCTCTTACCAACGCCAGCATTGCCCGCCGCTTCAACATGCGCTATAAGGAACTGGCCCTGATGATTGCTGTACGTAACTAA
- a CDS encoding DUF6134 family protein: MSGTLPAAASPPPAAAEVRRYAIEVAGVRVGTMTATRQPPVGPEVTYSLVSDVQVNFLFYHVVIYYHVVNRFRNGQLVLSTVDARTNQGNFSTRTEWKGDHYDIVAHQYKHDYQATETQPIRYAVTNLFFAEPPAGQARAFAEYFGDYFTLRPGRPGRWLATRAGREDEYQYANGQLVTLIKKNPLKNFIIRLLPPES; encoded by the coding sequence TTGTCCGGTACCCTGCCCGCGGCGGCCAGCCCGCCGCCGGCTGCGGCGGAGGTACGGCGCTACGCCATTGAGGTAGCGGGCGTGCGGGTAGGCACCATGACGGCCACCCGCCAACCACCGGTTGGCCCCGAGGTGACGTACTCGCTGGTGAGCGACGTGCAGGTAAATTTCCTGTTCTACCACGTCGTCATCTACTACCACGTCGTCAACCGCTTCCGCAACGGCCAGCTGGTGCTGTCCACAGTAGATGCGCGTACCAACCAGGGCAACTTCAGCACCCGCACCGAGTGGAAGGGCGACCATTACGACATCGTGGCCCACCAGTACAAGCACGACTACCAGGCCACCGAAACCCAGCCCATCCGCTACGCCGTCACGAACCTGTTTTTTGCCGAGCCGCCAGCCGGCCAGGCGCGGGCCTTTGCCGAATACTTCGGCGACTACTTCACGCTGCGCCCGGGCCGCCCCGGCCGCTGGCTCGCCACCCGCGCCGGCCGCGAGGATGAGTACCAGTACGCCAACGGCCAGCTGGTCACCCTCATCAAAAAGAACCCACTCAAAAACTTCATCATTCGCCTCCTGCCCCCGGAAAGCTGA
- the arsM gene encoding arsenosugar biosynthesis arsenite methyltransferase ArsM — protein sequence MSYLETTADVYRQAAQEPQVGLCCTTNPIWQLPGLSIPQRMLSMNYGCGSTVNPRDLTNSPTVLYVGVGGGMELLQFAYFSRRPGAIIGVDVVSEMLDASRENMQEAERQNDWFKSEFVDLRAGDALHLPVADESVDVAAQNCLFNIFKLDDLRRALQETYRVLKPHGRLVMSDPTCEQPMSDELRADERLRALCLTGSLPLQQYLDMITEVGFGTVEVRAKRAYRVLSPQHYATDELIFIESVEVCAIKDPMPADGPCIFTGRTAIYYGGEEYFDDHKGHVLLQNQPLAVCDKTAANLAALGSSDIFISPSTYHYDGGGCC from the coding sequence ATGAGCTATTTAGAAACCACCGCCGACGTGTACCGCCAGGCGGCCCAGGAGCCCCAGGTGGGCCTTTGCTGCACGACTAATCCCATCTGGCAGCTGCCCGGCCTGAGCATTCCGCAACGGATGCTGTCCATGAACTACGGCTGCGGCAGCACCGTGAACCCGCGCGACCTGACCAACAGCCCCACCGTGCTGTACGTGGGCGTGGGCGGGGGCATGGAACTGCTGCAGTTTGCCTACTTCAGCCGCCGCCCCGGAGCCATCATCGGGGTGGATGTGGTGAGCGAGATGCTGGACGCCTCCCGCGAAAACATGCAGGAAGCCGAGCGTCAGAACGACTGGTTTAAGTCGGAATTCGTGGATTTGCGGGCCGGCGACGCATTGCACCTGCCCGTGGCCGACGAAAGCGTGGACGTGGCCGCCCAAAACTGCCTGTTCAACATTTTCAAGCTGGATGATCTGCGCCGCGCCCTGCAGGAAACCTACCGGGTGCTGAAGCCCCACGGCCGCTTGGTGATGTCGGACCCCACCTGCGAGCAGCCCATGAGCGATGAGCTGCGGGCCGATGAGCGCTTGCGCGCGCTCTGCCTCACCGGCTCCTTGCCGCTGCAGCAATACCTGGATATGATTACGGAAGTCGGCTTCGGTACGGTGGAAGTGCGGGCCAAGCGCGCCTACCGGGTGCTTTCGCCCCAGCACTACGCCACCGACGAGCTGATTTTCATCGAGAGCGTGGAAGTGTGCGCCATCAAGGACCCCATGCCCGCCGATGGTCCCTGCATCTTCACGGGCCGCACGGCCATCTACTACGGCGGCGAAGAATACTTCGACGACCACAAGGGCCACGTGCTGCTGCAGAACCAGCCCCTGGCCGTGTGCGACAAAACCGCCGCTAACCTGGCCGCCCTGGGCAGCTCCGATATCTTCATTTCTCCCTCCACCTACCACTACGACGGCGGCGGTTGCTGCTAG
- a CDS encoding DUF547 domain-containing protein → MKQLLTFSLLGGGALALAGLSPALGTPPAHPAATVRPAAAPLDHAAFDKLLKKHVNAQGLVDYKGFKADEAAFNQYLAQLSKNRPTSSWPKNDQMVFWINAYNAYTIRLILDHYPIQSIKDIGSKIKIPFVTTPWAAKFFSIGGEKMSLDNIEHGILRKQYNDPRIHFALVCASISCPRLRNEAYTADKLNAQLDDQGRDFLNNPAKNKLAKDQAQLSKYFDWYKGDWEQNGQSVVKWVNRYATTKIDGNTKIDYLDYNWNLNKQ, encoded by the coding sequence ATGAAGCAGCTCCTGACCTTTTCCCTCCTTGGCGGCGGCGCGCTAGCGCTGGCCGGCCTCTCCCCCGCCCTCGGTACCCCTCCTGCCCACCCGGCAGCCACCGTCCGTCCCGCCGCCGCTCCGCTCGATCACGCGGCTTTCGATAAGCTGCTCAAAAAGCACGTGAATGCCCAGGGCCTCGTCGATTACAAAGGCTTCAAGGCCGATGAGGCGGCGTTCAACCAGTACCTGGCTCAGCTCAGCAAGAACCGCCCCACCAGCAGCTGGCCCAAAAACGACCAGATGGTGTTCTGGATCAATGCCTACAACGCCTACACCATCCGCCTGATTCTGGACCATTACCCGATACAGAGCATCAAGGACATCGGCTCCAAAATCAAGATTCCATTTGTGACCACGCCTTGGGCGGCCAAGTTCTTCAGTATCGGGGGCGAGAAAATGAGCCTCGACAACATCGAGCACGGTATTCTGCGCAAGCAATACAACGACCCCCGCATTCACTTTGCGCTGGTGTGCGCCTCCATTTCCTGCCCCCGCCTGCGCAACGAAGCCTACACCGCCGACAAGCTCAACGCCCAGCTCGACGACCAGGGCCGGGACTTCCTGAACAACCCGGCCAAAAACAAGTTGGCCAAAGACCAGGCCCAGCTCTCTAAGTACTTTGATTGGTACAAGGGCGACTGGGAACAGAACGGGCAGTCGGTGGTGAAGTGGGTGAACCGCTACGCCACGACCAAAATCGACGGCAATACGAAGATTGACTACCTCGACTATAACTGGAATCTAAACAAGCAGTAG
- a CDS encoding BamA/TamA family outer membrane protein, with translation MLLALVLLGSSALAPPDTARPKRLALIPVPLVYYTPETRLAVGAAATATLRFRRDDGFAAARPSQATLAVAYTQNRQLLLYLPFQLFYDHNTYYAYGEAGYYRYTYYFYGLGRQEVPRELYSVNFPRVRVNAFRRVGHLLGERGQLYAGLRYQYEDYQVTRVAPGGLLAGGTVPGGRGSRLTGGGLGLFFDSRDNVFYPRKGVVADVGAFLRNRAAGAGPAGETTRFSRYVADVAEYHVLGRRAVLALNYAGSLIVGTAPFNALSQLGGSRRLRGYYEARYRDQNLALVQSELRLEVYKRLGAVVFGGVGALGDQQTLLRLRDPKAAYGAGLRFTANRRDHLNVRLDYGLGRQSTGFYLTVGEAF, from the coding sequence ATGCTCCTTGCCCTTGTGCTGCTGGGCAGTTCCGCCCTCGCCCCACCCGATACCGCGCGGCCCAAACGCCTGGCCCTCATTCCGGTGCCGCTGGTGTACTACACGCCCGAAACCCGGCTGGCCGTGGGCGCCGCCGCCACCGCCACCCTGCGCTTCCGCCGCGACGACGGCTTTGCCGCGGCCCGGCCCTCACAGGCCACCCTGGCCGTGGCCTACACCCAGAACCGCCAGCTGCTGCTGTACCTGCCGTTTCAGCTGTTCTACGACCACAACACCTACTACGCCTACGGCGAGGCCGGCTACTACCGCTACACCTATTACTTCTACGGGCTGGGCCGGCAGGAAGTCCCGCGCGAGCTGTACAGCGTCAACTTCCCACGGGTGCGGGTGAATGCGTTCCGGCGGGTGGGCCACCTATTGGGCGAGCGGGGCCAGCTCTACGCCGGGTTGCGCTACCAGTACGAGGACTACCAGGTGACGCGCGTGGCCCCGGGCGGGCTGCTGGCTGGCGGCACGGTGCCGGGCGGGCGGGGCAGCCGCCTCACGGGCGGCGGCCTGGGCCTGTTCTTCGACTCCCGCGACAACGTGTTTTACCCCCGCAAAGGCGTGGTGGCCGACGTGGGCGCCTTCCTGCGGAACCGGGCCGCCGGGGCCGGGCCGGCCGGCGAAACCACCCGCTTCAGCCGCTACGTGGCCGACGTGGCCGAGTACCACGTGCTAGGCCGTCGCGCCGTGCTGGCGCTCAACTACGCCGGCAGCCTGATAGTGGGCACGGCCCCGTTCAATGCTTTGTCGCAGCTGGGCGGCTCGCGGCGGCTGCGGGGCTACTACGAAGCCCGCTACCGCGACCAGAACCTGGCGTTGGTGCAGTCGGAACTGCGCCTGGAGGTGTACAAGCGGCTGGGCGCGGTGGTGTTCGGGGGCGTGGGCGCGCTAGGCGACCAGCAGACGCTGCTGCGGCTGCGCGACCCGAAAGCCGCCTACGGGGCCGGCCTGCGCTTTACCGCCAACCGCCGGGACCACCTCAACGTGCGCCTCGACTACGGTCTGGGCCGGCAATCCACGGGCTTTTACCTGACCGTGGGCGAAGCATTCTGA
- a CDS encoding TIGR04283 family arsenosugar biosynthesis glycosyltransferase, protein MISVIIPTYNEADNIARLVAELGRAAPPGAVEVLVVDAHSPDGTAAAARAVGATVLLAPRAGRAAQMNFGARHARGSLLYFVHADVSIHPDYAATLPAAVAQGYAAGCYRFRFNSRHPLLRLNSYGTRFKGIMSRGGDQTLFITRALFDELGGFDERFVIMEDFELIQRIRRVARFHIVPQEVVVSARKYETNSWLRVQLANLTAFSLFFLRVSPPRIARTYKALLNYR, encoded by the coding sequence ATGATTAGCGTTATTATTCCTACGTATAACGAAGCCGACAACATTGCCCGGCTGGTGGCCGAGCTGGGCCGAGCAGCGCCTCCCGGCGCGGTGGAGGTGCTGGTGGTGGATGCCCACAGCCCCGACGGCACCGCCGCCGCCGCCCGGGCCGTCGGGGCCACTGTGCTGCTGGCCCCGCGGGCCGGCCGCGCCGCCCAGATGAATTTTGGGGCCCGCCACGCCCGCGGCTCGCTGCTCTACTTCGTGCACGCCGACGTGAGCATTCACCCCGACTACGCGGCCACGCTGCCGGCCGCCGTGGCGCAGGGCTACGCGGCGGGCTGCTACCGGTTCCGGTTCAACTCCCGCCACCCACTGCTGCGCCTCAACAGCTACGGCACCCGCTTCAAGGGCATTATGAGCCGGGGCGGCGACCAGACGCTGTTCATCACCCGGGCCCTGTTCGATGAGCTGGGCGGCTTCGATGAGCGGTTTGTGATAATGGAGGACTTCGAGCTGATCCAGCGCATCCGGCGGGTGGCGCGCTTCCACATTGTGCCCCAGGAAGTGGTGGTATCGGCTCGCAAGTACGAAACCAACAGCTGGCTGCGGGTGCAGCTGGCCAACCTCACGGCCTTTTCCCTGTTTTTTCTGCGCGTGTCGCCGCCCCGTATTGCGCGCACCTACAAGGCCCTGCTCAACTACCGCTGA
- a CDS encoding NAD-dependent epimerase/dehydratase family protein has product MEAAKLPRVLLTGANGFLGRHVLAELLRRGYPVRALVRPSQAAGAAPGLPPLASLPIELAEADLSQPLEPTALAELGRGCEAIVHAAALAQVNPARNPAVWAANEGGTRQVLALAHLLGGPRLVYVGTANVFGFGSRTHPGDETRPYAGRRYGLDYMDSKRAATELVLQAVAREQLPAVLVHPTFMLGPGDAKPTSNALVLELRAGRLPGYPPGGKNYVHVRDVAVATVNALTRGRVGESYILGHENLSYREAFALIAETVGAAPPRWPLPAAAARLYGALCDVRARLTGRPAALNSAMAAVANDGHYFTAQKARTELLLPQTPIRQAVTESFAWFTAHGYVQ; this is encoded by the coding sequence ATGGAGGCTGCCAAGCTGCCGCGTGTGCTCCTGACCGGTGCCAACGGATTTTTGGGCCGCCACGTGCTGGCCGAGCTGCTGCGGCGCGGCTACCCCGTGCGCGCCCTGGTGCGACCCAGCCAGGCGGCCGGGGCAGCTCCCGGTCTGCCGCCGCTGGCTTCGTTGCCGATTGAACTAGCAGAGGCCGATCTGAGCCAGCCGCTGGAGCCGACGGCCCTGGCCGAGCTGGGGCGCGGGTGCGAAGCCATTGTGCACGCGGCGGCGCTGGCTCAGGTGAACCCGGCCCGCAACCCGGCCGTGTGGGCCGCCAACGAGGGCGGCACCCGGCAGGTGCTGGCCCTGGCGCACCTGCTGGGCGGCCCTCGGCTGGTGTATGTGGGCACGGCCAACGTGTTCGGCTTCGGCTCCCGCACCCACCCCGGTGACGAAACCCGGCCCTACGCTGGCCGCCGCTACGGCCTCGACTACATGGACAGCAAGCGCGCCGCCACCGAGCTGGTGCTACAGGCTGTGGCCCGCGAGCAGCTGCCAGCCGTGCTGGTGCATCCCACCTTCATGCTGGGGCCCGGGGATGCCAAGCCCACCTCCAACGCCCTCGTGCTGGAGCTGCGGGCCGGCCGCCTGCCCGGCTACCCGCCCGGCGGCAAAAACTACGTGCACGTGCGCGACGTGGCCGTGGCCACCGTCAACGCCCTGACGCGGGGGCGGGTGGGGGAGTCCTACATCCTCGGCCACGAAAACCTGAGCTACCGCGAAGCCTTTGCCCTGATTGCCGAAACCGTGGGCGCCGCCCCGCCCCGCTGGCCGCTGCCGGCCGCCGCCGCCCGCCTCTACGGTGCCCTCTGCGACGTGCGGGCCCGCCTCACGGGCCGCCCGGCGGCGCTCAACTCGGCCATGGCCGCCGTGGCTAATGATGGTCATTACTTCACTGCCCAGAAAGCCCGCACCGAGCTGCTACTGCCCCAAACGCCCATCCGGCAGGCCGTTACGGAGTCCTTTGCCTGGTTCACTGCCCACGGCTATGTTCAGTAA